One Triticum dicoccoides isolate Atlit2015 ecotype Zavitan chromosome 5B, WEW_v2.0, whole genome shotgun sequence genomic window carries:
- the LOC119305453 gene encoding cytochrome c oxidase assembly protein COX19-like, giving the protein MSAGGAFGGNRGVRPVPPEKGVFPLDHLHECDLEKKDYLACLKSTGAQSEKCRMFSKKYLECRMERNLMAKQDMSELGFSDADVVVTPSEENHKLQSPASDSKERK; this is encoded by the exons ATGAGTGCGG GTGGAGCGTTTGGTGGAAACAGGGGAGTGAGGCCTGTACCTCCTGAAAAGGGTGTATTCCCTCTCGATCACCTGCACGAGTGTGACCTG GAGAAGAAGGACTATCTTGCCTGCCTGAAATCAACAGGGGCTCAGTCTGAAAAATGTCGGATGTTCTCGAAGAAATACTTGGAATGTAGGATGGAGAG AAACCTGATGGCGAAGCAAGATATGTCAGAGCTTGGGTTCAGTGACGCAGACGTTGTGGTCACACCTTCAGAGGAGAACCACAAACTGCAGAGTCCAGCAAGTGATTCGAAAGAGAGGAAATAA